A portion of the Lolium rigidum isolate FL_2022 chromosome 1, APGP_CSIRO_Lrig_0.1, whole genome shotgun sequence genome contains these proteins:
- the LOC124657876 gene encoding LOW QUALITY PROTEIN: F-box protein At3g59000-like (The sequence of the model RefSeq protein was modified relative to this genomic sequence to represent the inferred CDS: substituted 2 bases at 2 genomic stop codons), with product MAAAADNRRAVRARVPRAPGRIGALPDDVLRRIMSQLSSREAVHTCLLARRWRHLWREVPIINATFEDFEGSAAGQDTFEREAMFKKFVTRFLLLRNRVGLDEFRLDYSLAGGTEDLNASSADANLWISHVLRWNARAVKVVNRENRLELDPAVFSSSFLRRLHISSARLVPGFFDQLQTGCPALEYLFLSDCLVMDHEIFSNTVKVLILAEEVMFSCDHDDPVSISAASAISVFIECDLSVARLPTLKNMESLETASVLLCGHVRACDTDGIRQFLGGLSHVTSLDFRYMDGKLPMEKNIRWCPTFSNLINLTVDTSCVHADLYALIVFLQNSPSLKKLTLKLDQXXIWPFFGQACVYVISGELEDRSFTCEQLEIVEIICSETNELLPRVTQFLRASGIGADQMRITHKN from the exons atggcggcggcggcggacaacCGGAGAGCGGTTCGCGCTCGCGTCCCACGCGCGCCGGGGAGGATCGGAGCCCTTCCCGACGACGTCCTCCGCCGCATCATGTCCCAGCTGAGCTCACGCGAGGCCGTGCACACATGCCTGCTGGCGCGGCGCTGGCGCCACCTCTGGCGGGAGGTGCCCATCATCAACGCGACTTTCGAGGACTTCGAAGGCAGCGCTGCTGGCCAAGACACATTCGAGCGTGAGGCGATGTTCAAGAAGTTCGTCACCCGTTTCCTGCTGCTACGCAACCGCGTTGGCCTGGACGAGTTCCGGCTGGACTACAGCCTGGCGGGTGGCACCGAGGACCTCAATGCTAGCTCCGCCGACGCCAACCTGTGGATCTCCCATGTGTTACGGTGGAATGCTCGGGCTGTCAAGGTCGTCAATCGGGAAAATCGATTGGAGCTCGACCCCGCGGTATTCAGCTCAAGCTTCTTGAGGAGGCTGCATATTTCCAGTGCTAGATTGGTCCCGGGTTTCTTTGATCAGCTCCAAACAGGCTGCCCGGCGCTGGAATATTTGTTCCTATCCGATTGCCTCGTGATGGACCATGAGATTTTCTCCAACACGGTGAAGGTTCTCATCCTCGCTGAGGAAGTTATGTTCTCATGTGATCACGATGACCCAGTTTCTATCTCTGCTGCAAGTGCCATTTCTGTCTTCATCGAGTGTGATCTTTCGGTGGCCAGGCTACCTACACTGAAGAACATGGAATCTCTAGAGACTGCATCAGTATTGCTTTGTGGACATGTCAGAGCTTGTGATACTGATGGTATCAGGCAGTTTCTGGGCGGCCTGTCTCATGTTACTAGTTTGGACTTCCGTTATATGGATGGAAAG CTGCCCATGGAAAAGAATATCCGATGGTGTCCAACATTCAGCAATCTTATAAACCTGACTGTTGATACCTCGTGTGTCCATGCAGACCTCTATGCATTGATAGTCTTCCTTCAGAACTCACCCAGTCTGAAGAAGCTCACTCTCAAACTAGACCAG TGATAAATCTGGCCTTTTTTTGGGCAGGCGTGTGTGTATGTAATCTCTGGTGAGCTGGAAGACAGATCATTTACATGTGAGCAGCTTGAGATTGTTGAAATCATATGTTCAGAGACAAATGAGCTGCTACCCAGGGTGACTCAGTTTTTGCGTGCTAGTGGCATCGGGGCCGATCAGATGCGCATCACTCACAAGAACTAA